A window of Candidatus Auribacterota bacterium genomic DNA:
CAACTAAAATCCAGAGGGTAGGTCTCCACACAGGGGGGGGAAAACCCCTTTTCGGCCAAAGCACCCAATATAATCAATCCACAAGCCTCGGAAAAATACAAAAACCCTCAAATATCAAAAATCTGCGAAAGTCGGGCTAAAGGGTGAGCTACCCTTCCAGGAATTCGCGGTGCAGGAGCCTGACGGCCCTGTCGGTATCGCTGCCCCGCACGAGGAAGCTGATGTTCAGGGCGGAGCTGGCCTGGGAGATCATTTCCACATTGATCCCCCCGCGCCCCACAATCCTGAATATTTTCCCCGCAACGTTTGGCGTGTGCCCGATCCCCTCGCCGACGACACAGACGATCGAGCGATTCTCCACGGTCCGTGTCGTGCATATTCTGCCGAGGTCACTGATAATACCCTTGAGCCTGGGCGCGGCGTTTCCATCCACCGTCACCGATACGCTCACCTCTGAGGTCGCGATCAGGTCCACCGGAACCGCGTAGTGCTTGAACACCTCGAAGATCCGCGCGAGGTAGCCGTGCGCGTCAAGCATGCGCGTGGATCTGAGATTGATGAGGATATTGTTTCTCTTCGAGGCGATCGCCCGTATCAGGTGCTTCGGTCTCGCTGCCCTTCTCACCACGAGTGAACCCGCGGCCTCCGGCTCGAACGTATTGAGGATCCTCACGGGGATATCCCTCTCCACGGCCGGCTCGATCGTGCGCGGATGCAACACCTTCGCGCCGAAATAGGCGAGCTCCGCCGCTTCGGCGTAGCTCAACCTCCCGATCGTTCTCGCCCGCGGGACGATGCGCGGATCGGCCGTCATGATCCCGGTGACGTCCGTCCAGATCTGGATCTCTTTCGCGTTCAGTCCCCGCCCCACAATCGCCGCGGTGAAATCACTCCCCCCGCGGCCCAGCGTGGTGATTTCGCCATGCGTGCCCCTCGCGATAAAACCGGTCACCACCGGCAGCTTCTTCCTCGAACGCAGCTTCCTGCGGACCATGGCGTATGTCTCCGGCAGCGGGCTGGCGTTGCCGTGCTCGGCATTCGTGAGGATCCCGGCCTCCCATCCCATGCAGGCACGGCTCGGGATGCCGCGGCTCGAGAAATACGCGCTGACGATCCTGGCGGAGAGACGCTCCCCGAAGCTCGCCACGTAATCCAGCGTCCTCGGCGTGAGTTCCCCGAGGTAGTAAATCCCGTGCATGACCTCCTTCAGGTATTCATACTCCTGCGCGACGAGCTGTTGCGTGAGCCCGAGCTCACGGACAATGCCATTGTGGACGCTGTATATCCTTTCCAGCATGCTCATGGCCTGGCGGGAGCGCTCCCTGGCCTTCCGGGCGGTGTGGAGCAAAAGGTTCGTGATCCCGCCGACCGCTGAAACCACA
This region includes:
- a CDS encoding aspartate kinase — translated: MIVMKFGGTSVGNAAAIERVRRIVRGRLEHDPVVVVSAVGGITNLLLHTARKARERSRQAMSMLERIYSVHNGIVRELGLTQQLVAQEYEYLKEVMHGIYYLGELTPRTLDYVASFGERLSARIVSAYFSSRGIPSRACMGWEAGILTNAEHGNASPLPETYAMVRRKLRSRKKLPVVTGFIARGTHGEITTLGRGGSDFTAAIVGRGLNAKEIQIWTDVTGIMTADPRIVPRARTIGRLSYAEAAELAYFGAKVLHPRTIEPAVERDIPVRILNTFEPEAAGSLVVRRAARPKHLIRAIASKRNNILINLRSTRMLDAHGYLARIFEVFKHYAVPVDLIATSEVSVSVTVDGNAAPRLKGIISDLGRICTTRTVENRSIVCVVGEGIGHTPNVAGKIFRIVGRGGINVEMISQASSALNISFLVRGSDTDRAVRLLHREFLEG